The Spea bombifrons isolate aSpeBom1 chromosome 4, aSpeBom1.2.pri, whole genome shotgun sequence genome segment GTCGCCCCATGTGCTCTAACACACAGATATATTACAATCGTTTTATATTGAGGTCTTGGCTTCTTGGTTACCTCTCTTGGTGTCTCTGTCTCTCAGGATACTTTCTCGGTTGCGGTCTCGTTTATTACCGGCCGTATCGTGTACATCTCGGATCAGGCCTCCCTCATCCTCCACTGCAAGAGGGACGTGTTCAAAGGTGCCACCTTTGCTGAGTTCCTGGCCCCGCAGGATGTCAGCGTGTTTTACGGATCAACGGCCCCTTATCACCTGCCTTCATGGAGCAGCTGCACATCTGGAGGTAAAACAGGCAGGAGGAGCTGTGAGTCTGTGACAGACAGAAATAATCACGAGTCCCCTTCTCTGCCAGAATCTTCCTCAttcctatttctttcttttttctttttccagatACAGCCTCTATGGATTATACTCAAGAGAAATCTGTATTCTGCCGGATCAGGTGGGTATCGTAAAGATGGAGAAATTCTATAATGTGACATGATAGAGGGAAATTATATATCACATGTacagagagcgcagcccgagctatctgtcccctgtatatacagagagagcgcggcccgagctatctgtcccctgtatatacagagagagcgcagcccgagctatctgtcccctgtatatacagagagagcgcagcccgagctatctgtcccctgtatctacagagagagagcgcagcccgagctatctgtcccctgtatatacagagagagcgcggcccgagctatctgtcccctgtatatacagagagagcgcagcccgagctatctgtccctgtatatacagagagagcgcagcccgagctatctgtcccctgtatatacagagagagcgcagcccgagctatctgtcccctgtatatacagagagagcgcagcccgagctatctgtcccctctaaatacagagagagcgcagcccgagctatctgtcccctgtatatacagagagagcgcagcccgagctatctgtcccctgtatatacagagagagcgcagcccgagctatctgtcccctgtatatacagagagagcgcggcccgagctatctgtcccctgtatatacagagagagcgcggcccgagctatctgtcccctgtatatacagagagagcgcagcccgagctatctgtcccctgtatatacagagagagagcgcagcccgagctatctgtcccctgtatatacagagagagcgcagcccgagctatctgtcccctgtatatacagagagagcacagcccgagctatctgtcccctgtatatacagagagagcgcggcccgagctatctgtcccctgtatatacagagagagcgcggcccgagctatctgtcccctgtatatacagagagagcacagcccgagctatctgtcccctgtatatacagagagagcgcagcccgagctatctgtcccctgtatatacagagagagcgcggcccgagctatctgtcccctgtatatacagagagagcgcggcccgagctatctgtcccctgtatatacagagagagcgcagcccgagctatctgtcccctgtatatacagagagagagcgcagcccgagctatctgtcccctgtatatacagagagagagcgcagcccgagctatctgtcccctgtatatacagagagagcgcagcccgagctatccgtcccctgtatatacagagagagcgcagcccgcgCTATCTGTCTGACTCTCTAATCCTGTCTGACTCTCTAATCCTTGTATAGAGAGCGCTGCTGAATCCTATGGATATGACCTTTATTCGCGGGGCCCCGGAAGTAACCCCCACCACCCCCTCGGCCCTCCTCACACAATTATCCAGACTTGCACAGCTGCGACACAAAAGACCCTTTAATTAACATCTTGACACGTCATTCGTCGCTCACCCACGCAACACCCCCAATCTGCAAAGAGACCCGGCGGGTAACCCCTTCGCTGCCAAGCTCCGCTCATTCAGTGCATTCTCACTGAAGGAATACTCATTAAATCAATCCGCCACTTTTACCAAACCcgacattttttgtatttctgcaaagaataaaatcagctatatatttagaaatccATCCTGAATGATCTGCATGATCATTCCTCGTTAATGTCATCTGTCCCTCATTGTTAAGTTGTTggttgctgttgattggttggGGCATCCTTTGTTAAGAGTGTtaagggagaagagagagaacgtCTGGACGGGATAATTCTAACTCTGCCACATTTTGCCACAGATCTCCTATAGGAAGtgttaatgcatttaaaagctGGGATGGTTCATTCATTCGCCTTCTAAATTGTCACAACCCTCAAATTGAAAGCTCTTTTTTGTGGCAGGTGTCAGCATTGAGTACAATGTATCGAACCTCCGAGCTGCAGACTCCTATCcagtttttttccttaataacaaccctctccccctcctttcCATGTTCTCCCTAGTATTTTTACccttactccccctcccccaACCCACCATTGGTTAACCCCGACCCCCAGTACCCCCCTGCTCTCGCTGTTGTCTCCCCGGCTCTGGTCTTATTGCAGGTGTGTGTTTTCAGTGGGGGCCGAGAGAGGGATATGAACATCCGCTATCACCCTTTCCGCCTTACCCCGTACCTGATGAAGGTGCGCGATTCGGACAACTCAGAGGGTCAGCCGTGCTGCCTGCTCATCGCGGAGAAGATCCATTCGGGATACGAGGGTAAGAATGAGGAAAAAGGGGCTAAAAGAGCATTCAAGATTAGAGAGAGAAGAATGATGAGTGATTGAGTGATCTCCCAAAAGATTAGCGGAAGGATAGCCAAGAAATagaaaatcttgtcacaaagtGACTAAAACTTAATTCTTGCTTTTTTAGCTCCTCGGATCCCACCTGATAAACGGATCTTTACTACTCGACATACACCGAGTTGCCTGTTTCAAGAGGTGGATGAGAGGTGAGATCTCATCAACTGGTTTTATCTCCATCCTTGCCTCATTCAGATCTCCTTTGGGGTTTTCTGTCCCATCAGTATCTTCATCCCATGTCCATTCTGGCCTCCGATTGACAACCTTCTTCTCCATGTTCCAGGGCGGTCCCCCTGTTGGGATACCTTCCTCAGGATCTCATCGGTATGCCTGTTCTTTTCTTCATTCACCCCGAGGACCGTCCTCTTATGCTTGCCGTGCACAAGAAAGGTAAATCATGCCGTGTTTACGCTTACAGACATATGGGTCACCAAATATGGATTCTTGTAGATGACAACTTATATGTAACATTCTATAGAGTAACAAATGTATCTCAGATACTTCCATACCATTCATTAACATATGTGTAAAGGTGTCCATGTTTGAATAGACCTGAAAACACAAGTTTTAATAGTTATTTCTCTACAAATtgttctctcttcctctctctttcGCGTTTTCTTCAACCTGTCCTTGGTTGGTTTACCCGACTCATCGcgtgcttttaattttttcccccctccctCAGTCCTCCAGCAAGCGGGGCAGCCCTTCGATCACTCGCCCATGCGCCTGTGCGCTCGTTCTGGGGAGTACGTCACCATTGATACCAGCTGGAGCAGCTTTGTCAACCCATGGAGCCGAAAAGTGTCCTTTATTTTGGGAAGACACAAAGTCCGCACGTAAGCACCGTTACGGGGTCTTTATAGTCgctcttccttctcttcttcAGCTCAAAGCATTTCTCTCTTTCCCGTTGATTCCTTTTCTCTTAAGGTCTCTTCCTCGGGTTGCCTTTGGCTCCTCTCCTTCTACTAAGCCTTTCATTCTTGCTCATTACTCACGGTTATTCACCGTTATCTTGGCTTAcggactttttttgttttgttcttctcGTGGTGTTTTCTGTCCTTCTCTCACTCTACGCTCCTCGTTTTGTCTCTGTCAGGAGTCCTCTCAATGAAGATGTTTTTACAGCCCCCAAGGGGGCAGAACTTAAATCTCTTGACCCCGATATTCAGGAACTGTCAGAGCAGATCCACCGGATACTCATGCAGGTACAtactttatgtatgtgtgttagataTCCATCAGTTGTGCATTTGGGTACCAACCTACCGGAATGTGTGAGATCCACCTTTAAGTCATCGTACGTACTTGCGCATGATCATTTTATGTTCATACAGAGCACCTAGCTAAATACATAGGCTGGTCCTTTACTAACCTGAGCAACCCTTACCTGGTAAGCCGCACTGTATCATAATATTCGTTAAGGTAATTATCATTTGCCAAGAACAGACACCTAAATAAATACAGCCACAAAAACTAGGAATAACATCTCGGCATCAGTCGCCAGAATAGCAAAATAATTACATGGGGGCGGCCATTTTCACTTAGAGAACAGACCTCTACTGAGGTAGCATTGAGTAAAATATGCAATTCCATACGTTAAAAATGTCTGGTCATTagattgtattttaattttcaataCATGTCGGGGTCAGTTTTGCATGGACCCAACGGCAAGCAAATTGGCGCACGCATTGTCTATAGGACTTTAAAAATGGACTTCTGTGTCCTCAATTGGCTGCcagcattaaaaacaatatggaTTAGCATGTAAACGTCTTCCACGTGCCCAGTAGTAGTCTTTTTAAGCCATTGAAGCAGCAGTCAATAACATATAGGCTAGCAAATCCTTAGCGTTAAGATTTATTTGATTGGCAGCTGCCACTTCCATTGACAAGGATGGGAGTTGTACTGAGCATGTGCGAGCAGCATACTGTGGTATGCTCTCTGCTTTCAACAGAGGCAGCCGAGGGAGGGATTAAATGAGACGGAATTCTAAGTATTCCGACTCCAACAACTAAAGAATGCCTACACCggtttgcatgcagtaaaatgcaccgAAAATGCTCTCCGAGATGGGTTTTAACGTAAAAAATATGGCCAGAATGCACACTTAACTTTTCACTAGTATCTTCCAAGGCCAGTCTGAGTGAAACTCTTTTGTCTGTCAGCCTGTGCACAGCGTGACCTCTGGCGGGAACGGCACCGGAGGCAGCAACACGTCTCAAGAACCGATCCACTGCAACGCGTCATCTAGCGATAGCAACGCCATGGTGACCGAGGAGGGAGCAGATCCGAAACCGGTGAGTGGCACGCGAGCCCTAACCAAACGCAGGTGTGACTCTGCCCCGCCCTTTGGGGCAACAGACGCGAGTCGGCCCCACCACCTGTAGGGCGACACAGAAGGAGCTCGGTGTCTGCCCCTTCCCTTGCATGGCGACAGCGTGACTAGGACTTTGAGtaattatatatcaccgtcCCTAACAGATGACGTTCCAGGAGTTTTGTCAGAATGTGAATATGGTGAAGAATCAAGGACAGCAGCTTTTCCTTGGATCCAGGGCTATCCGCCCTCATCAGAGGGGACACTTCCAAGGTATGATCCCTTCTCTCGCTGCTTGGACTACGTTTGGTTTgaaggatatagaaatatatatatatagctagaGAGATATTAGACCTGCATCTGAATTTTTTTCCTATTCTCTTACAGCTCTTGCCCCACCTCGTTCTGTTCCCCCACCATCTGCGGCAAACGTTCCCGCGGAACCGGTACCCGGCAGAGTTCCTTGCGTCCCTGAAGACCTGGCCCGGAAAGAAACGACAAATTATTCATATCAGCAGATCAACTGCTTGGACAGCATTATCCGGTAAGTGCCATCTAAGAGCTCTTGCACCGTTCCACCCTACGGCTCCTTCATAGCTAGTCGATACGTTGATAACTAAGATTATGTCTGACATCATCCTCTTGAGGTTGTCATCTCCTACTCAGACCATTCAGCTTCCATCACCAAGATCACCTCCTGTCCTATCTATAACACCCCCTTGTCCTTCTGTCTTCTTGTGATTGCCCCCCAGGTATCTGGAAAGCTGTAACCTCCCTGGCACGGTGAAACGAAAGTGTGGCTCCTCGTCGTACACCTCGTCCACGTCAGAAGAGGAAAAGCAAAGAACAGGGGAAAGCGACAAAGAAGGTGAGTCTTTGGATGGTTGGAAATATTGGTCAATAGCAGGACAACGTATACAGGCGCAGATGGGAAAGGGAGTACAACAGGAGAAGGGAAAGCAatagtattcttttttttggagCAAGGATGGGGCAACTGAGGCCCCCCCTATCTATTTTGATCCAAAATAGCTGAAACGGCCAATATTTCTCACCCTTGTTTAACTGTTTTCTAGACCCCTCTTCTGGTCCGACTCAGCAGCAGGACTTGCCTCCCCCACCCACGCCCAGTGCGGTGGGTTCCCCTCCGCTTGCACCGCTCCCTCCTCTACCCCCAAGCAAGGCAGAGAGTGTTGTTTCCATCACCAGTCAGGGCAGCTTCAGCAGCACCATAGTCCACGTTGGAGATAAGAAGCCACCAGATTCTGGTAAGTGCTGAGTCTTGGACATCCTGACACTagaatagaaatacattttatgaagaTATGCTTTGCACTGTTTCTGTTCAGCTGTTTTTTTACTCAAAACTCACTTGGACTATCGCTTCATGCCCTCCAGCAGATATGGTTATGATGGAAGAGTCCCCATGCCCAGCAGCCCCTGCTCCACCACCTCGCCCCTTGGGTCTGACTAAGGAGGTTTTGTCAGCTCATACTCAGAGAGAGGAGCAGGCCTTCCTCACTCGGGTGCATAACCTCAGCCAGCTTAGAGTCTTTGACCCTTTGCCATCTGGGGCATGGGAGAAACAGAACCAACGCCATCAGCGAGGTTGGTCCCTCGACGTCTGCTCTTTTGACTCACTCTCAAAATGTGTTTGTGCTGTCTACTCTTTCTCCAGTGTGTCTCATGACCTTTGAAATGTTTCTTTCCTTTGCCAGGTACAAAGCCTTCTCGCACACACCAACGCCAACACGGCTCTCCTGACACTCCCACCGGAGCATCAAGAAGTGGAGCAAATGGGAGTGGGCGCAGAAGCCGAAGTGGGAAATCCAAAGCCAAGCGCCCCAAGCAGGGGAAACCTCATTCATCCAGCTCAACGCCAAGCCCCCAGCATCCTGAAACTGCCCTCCTCCCTCCTCCACCGCCTGTTATGCCTGGTTACTCACTTCCTATTTATCCACCTCAGGCTCCAGCTCCAGATGCTGCCCCATCGCTCAATAGATACCCCCTTGTAACTCCCATAGTAGCCCTGGTGCTCCCCAACTACCTCTTTCAGCCTCCTCCAGTAGCTCCTTCCTTCTATCCGGGGGTATCTGGATTCCCTTCCTTTGCTCCTTCAACAGAAGCGCCGCCTCCTGCCTCTGAGGCTCCACCTACAACACCAGCTCCTCCCCCTCCAGCAGCATCATGCCCTCCCCCTCCATCCCGCTCCTCGTCTCCTCCTCAGAGGCTATTCCCGTCTCGTTGTAGTTCCCCCCTCCAGCTTGACCTGCTGCAGATGGAGGAGTTGCCTCTGACTGCCACAGGAGGAGGGGGTGAATGGGAGTTAGAGGATGAAACAAAAGGTGGAAAAGGAGTAGCAGCCCCGGGGAGCACGGCGGCAGTAGGAGGAGGTACCAACGCTGGATCAGGAAATGGAGTGGAGGACAGGCAGCCAGAGAACTTACTGGTTAGTGTGGATATCCCCctagaaaatgtaacatttccttCTTGCTGTTCTCCTCTATCCTTCAATCTCTATGATTTACCTCCGTTTTAGTTCCTCAGCTCTTGCTCTCACACCTTCTCTCATTTTCTCCTGACCTCAGGGTGATCCTCAAGAATCGTCTTCGCACAATGATGCTCTCTCCAGCTCTAGTGATCTTCTTGATCTACTTCTGCAGGAGGATTCCTGCTCTGGAACAGGATCTGCTGCCTCCGGATCGATGGGATCCAATGGGGGAAGTACATCTGCCTGTGGCACCGGTGAGTGACATCATATAGAAGGGATATTATTATAGAGGTTTAGTAGGTGACATCACTCGGGCACGACCTCTGGTTTGACCTTGCTGTCACTCAAGGACCTTACTTAAGACAATCCAATCGCCTGTTTGAACGCAGAAATGACATAAGGAGGGCCGTGACCTCACTGGACATGTCTTGTGCAAGACAAGGACATTATTCCTTGTAGTGTTTATCAATAATTAtgtaataaagatgaaaaaaatcttgtcccACAGGAAGCAGCGAGAGCAGCAATACCAGCAAATATTTTGGAAGTATTGACTCCTCTGAAACAGATCTGAGAGTGAAGAAGGCAgaaagagaggaggaggagaggaagGCAATTAGATATGTCATGCAAGACCCGCTTTGGCTGCTTATGGCTAACGCCGATCACGaagtgatgatgtcatatcaaaTTCCATCCAGGTGAGACCTCTAGAATTTCAAAAGATCTACATTTGGGAGCTGCATTCTCTTTTTAGGCTTTTTTTCCTACGGCACTTTCAACGGTAGGGCTCATCTCCTTATCCCTCCACCCATAGAGATATAGAGAGCGTCCTTCAAGAAGACAGAGAGAAGCTCAGACAGCTTCAGCGACACCAGCCAAGATTTAGTGAGGAGCAGAAGAGGGAACTGGGCGAGGTCCACGGTTGGGTTCGGAGAGGCAGAATTCCACA includes the following:
- the PER1 gene encoding period circadian protein homolog 1 isoform X3, with the protein product MNGGCEPPPPLGERARRTRAPREMEGTQQDETDTNSHGSSGNESNGNESRQSRSSHSSTSGNGKDSAMLEATESSKSTNSNSPSPPSSSIAYSLLSASSEQDNPSTSGCSSEQSAREKNQKELMKALKELKIRLPAEKRGKGKSGTLATLQYALSCVKQVRANQEYYQQWTIDESQPCSLDMSTFTIEEVESITSEYTLKNPDTFSVAVSFITGRIVYISDQASLILHCKRDVFKGATFAEFLAPQDVSVFYGSTAPYHLPSWSSCTSGDTASMDYTQEKSVFCRISGGRERDMNIRYHPFRLTPYLMKVRDSDNSEGQPCCLLIAEKIHSGYEAPRIPPDKRIFTTRHTPSCLFQEVDERAVPLLGYLPQDLIGMPVLFFIHPEDRPLMLAVHKKVLQQAGQPFDHSPMRLCARSGEYVTIDTSWSSFVNPWSRKVSFILGRHKVRTSPLNEDVFTAPKGAELKSLDPDIQELSEQIHRILMQPVHSVTSGGNGTGGSNTSQEPIHCNASSSDSNAMVTEEGADPKPMTFQEFCQNVNMVKNQGQQLFLGSRAIRPHQRGHFQALAPPRSVPPPSAANVPAEPVPGRVPCVPEDLARKETTNYSYQQINCLDSIIRYLESCNLPGTVKRKCGSSSYTSSTSEEEKQRTGESDKEDPSSGPTQQQDLPPPPTPSAVGSPPLAPLPPLPPSKAESVVSITSQGSFSSTIVHVGDKKPPDSADMVMMEESPCPAAPAPPPRPLGLTKEVLSAHTQREEQAFLTRVHNLSQLRVFDPLPSGAWEKQNQRHQRGTKPSRTHQRQHGSPDTPTGASRSGANGSGRRSRSGKSKAKRPKQGKPHSSSSTPSPQHPETALLPPPPPVMPGYSLPIYPPQAPAPDAAPSLNRYPLVTPIVALVLPNYLFQPPPVAPSFYPGVSGFPSFAPSTEAPPPASEAPPTTPAPPPPAASCPPPPSRSSSPPQRLFPSRCSSPLQLDLLQMEELPLTATGGGGEWELEDETKGGKGVAAPGSTAAVGGGTNAGSGNGVEDRQPENLLEDSCSGTGSAASGSMGSNGGSTSACGTGSSESSNTSKYFGSIDSSETDLRVKKAEREEEERKAIRYVMQDPLWLLMANADHEVMMSYQIPSRDIESVLQEDREKLRQLQRHQPRFSEEQKRELGEVHGWVRRGRIPHVINITSCTGCSPDAPPYEEDLDLSVMMEEGGDCTAGTEEGGREVGTG
- the PER1 gene encoding period circadian protein homolog 1 isoform X2 — protein: MNGGCEPPPPLGERARRTRAPREMEGTQQDETDTNSHGSSGNESNGNESRQSRSSHSSTSGNGKDSAMLEATESSKSTNSNSPSPPSSSIAYSLLSASSEQDNPSTSGCSSEQSAREKNQKELMKALKELKIRLPAEKRGKGKSGTLATLQYALSCVKQVRANQEYYQQWTIDESQPCSLDMSTFTIEEVESITSEYTLKNPDTFSVAVSFITGRIVYISDQASLILHCKRDVFKGATFAEFLAPQDVSVFYGSTAPYHLPSWSSCTSGDTASMDYTQEKSVFCRISGGRERDMNIRYHPFRLTPYLMKVRDSDNSEGQPCCLLIAEKIHSGYEAPRIPPDKRIFTTRHTPSCLFQEVDERAVPLLGYLPQDLIGMPVLFFIHPEDRPLMLAVHKKVLQQAGQPFDHSPMRLCARSGEYVTIDTSWSSFVNPWSRKVSFILGRHKVRTSPLNEDVFTAPKGAELKSLDPDIQELSEQIHRILMQPVHSVTSGGNGTGGSNTSQEPIHCNASSSDSNAMVTEEGADPKPMTFQEFCQNVNMVKNQGQQLFLGSRAIRPHQRGHFQALAPPRSVPPPSAANVPAEPVPGRVPCVPEDLARKETTNYSYQQINCLDSIIRYLESCNLPGTVKRKCGSSSYTSSTSEEEKQRTGESDKEDPSSGPTQQQDLPPPPTPSAVGSPPLAPLPPLPPSKAESVVSITSQGSFSSTIVHVGDKKPPDSDMVMMEESPCPAAPAPPPRPLGLTKEVLSAHTQREEQAFLTRVHNLSQLRVFDPLPSGAWEKQNQRHQRGTKPSRTHQRQHGSPDTPTGASRSGANGSGRRSRSGKSKAKRPKQGKPHSSSSTPSPQHPETALLPPPPPVMPGYSLPIYPPQAPAPDAAPSLNRYPLVTPIVALVLPNYLFQPPPVAPSFYPGVSGFPSFAPSTEAPPPASEAPPTTPAPPPPAASCPPPPSRSSSPPQRLFPSRCSSPLQLDLLQMEELPLTATGGGGEWELEDETKGGKGVAAPGSTAAVGGGTNAGSGNGVEDRQPENLLGDPQESSSHNDALSSSSDLLDLLLQEDSCSGTGSAASGSMGSNGGSTSACGTGSSESSNTSKYFGSIDSSETDLRVKKAEREEEERKAIRYVMQDPLWLLMANADHEVMMSYQIPSRDIESVLQEDREKLRQLQRHQPRFSEEQKRELGEVHGWVRRGRIPHVINITSCTGCSPDAPPYEEDLDLSVMMEEGGDCTAGTEEGGREVGTG
- the PER1 gene encoding period circadian protein homolog 1 isoform X1 gives rise to the protein MNGGCEPPPPLGERARRTRAPREMEGTQQDETDTNSHGSSGNESNGNESRQSRSSHSSTSGNGKDSAMLEATESSKSTNSNSPSPPSSSIAYSLLSASSEQDNPSTSGCSSEQSAREKNQKELMKALKELKIRLPAEKRGKGKSGTLATLQYALSCVKQVRANQEYYQQWTIDESQPCSLDMSTFTIEEVESITSEYTLKNPDTFSVAVSFITGRIVYISDQASLILHCKRDVFKGATFAEFLAPQDVSVFYGSTAPYHLPSWSSCTSGDTASMDYTQEKSVFCRISGGRERDMNIRYHPFRLTPYLMKVRDSDNSEGQPCCLLIAEKIHSGYEAPRIPPDKRIFTTRHTPSCLFQEVDERAVPLLGYLPQDLIGMPVLFFIHPEDRPLMLAVHKKVLQQAGQPFDHSPMRLCARSGEYVTIDTSWSSFVNPWSRKVSFILGRHKVRTSPLNEDVFTAPKGAELKSLDPDIQELSEQIHRILMQPVHSVTSGGNGTGGSNTSQEPIHCNASSSDSNAMVTEEGADPKPMTFQEFCQNVNMVKNQGQQLFLGSRAIRPHQRGHFQALAPPRSVPPPSAANVPAEPVPGRVPCVPEDLARKETTNYSYQQINCLDSIIRYLESCNLPGTVKRKCGSSSYTSSTSEEEKQRTGESDKEDPSSGPTQQQDLPPPPTPSAVGSPPLAPLPPLPPSKAESVVSITSQGSFSSTIVHVGDKKPPDSADMVMMEESPCPAAPAPPPRPLGLTKEVLSAHTQREEQAFLTRVHNLSQLRVFDPLPSGAWEKQNQRHQRGTKPSRTHQRQHGSPDTPTGASRSGANGSGRRSRSGKSKAKRPKQGKPHSSSSTPSPQHPETALLPPPPPVMPGYSLPIYPPQAPAPDAAPSLNRYPLVTPIVALVLPNYLFQPPPVAPSFYPGVSGFPSFAPSTEAPPPASEAPPTTPAPPPPAASCPPPPSRSSSPPQRLFPSRCSSPLQLDLLQMEELPLTATGGGGEWELEDETKGGKGVAAPGSTAAVGGGTNAGSGNGVEDRQPENLLGDPQESSSHNDALSSSSDLLDLLLQEDSCSGTGSAASGSMGSNGGSTSACGTGSSESSNTSKYFGSIDSSETDLRVKKAEREEEERKAIRYVMQDPLWLLMANADHEVMMSYQIPSRDIESVLQEDREKLRQLQRHQPRFSEEQKRELGEVHGWVRRGRIPHVINITSCTGCSPDAPPYEEDLDLSVMMEEGGDCTAGTEEGGREVGTG